In one window of Macrobrachium nipponense isolate FS-2020 chromosome 2, ASM1510439v2, whole genome shotgun sequence DNA:
- the LOC135220596 gene encoding beta-1,3-galactosyltransferase 6-like, with translation MMRRASGFSACRRPLRTLLYVVSCIGAFMCGSLMTLMSVDPMSCDIHRCTEKIKRTDVENTNSWLGMWGQNVKGPEKHVFLVIVILSAPNNVEQRDVIRQTWLSEEKSDSLHFFVVGTENLNESINTTIQSEQKRFGDMMLLTNVIDSYEALTKKLLAAFVYVHFNVKFRFFMKCDDDTFVQIPQLHRELKSVPYKQRLYWGFFDGRATPKKKGPWKEAEWVLCDRYLPYALGGGYVLSSDVVTFIATNSKYLKLYKNEDVSLGTWVAPLDLHRVHDTRFDTEYKSRGCNNDYLVTHKQSTLHMREKFTSIKSTSLLCREQFQVRKSYNYNWNVPPSQCCIRNDSSLP, from the coding sequence atgatgCGTCGAGCTTCAGGTTTTTCTGCATGTAGGAGACCTTTGCGAACTCTGCTGTATGTGGTTTCCTGTATTGGAGCTTTTATGTGTGGAAGTTTGATGACTCTTATGTCTGTTGACCCAATGTCATGTGATATTCATCGTTGTACTGAAAAGATAAAGCGAACTGATGTTGAAAATACCAACAGCTGGCTTGGTATGTGGGGTCAAAATGTCAAAGGCCCAGAGAAGCATGTTTttcttgtaattgtaattttgtcTGCCCCAAATAATGTTGAACAAAGGGATGTCATACGACAGACGTGGTTGAGTGAAGAAAAGTCAGATTCACTTCACTTTTTTGTTGTAGGtacagaaaatttaaatgaaagcaTTAACACCACAATTCAGTCAGAACAGAAGCGTTTTGGTGATATGATGTTACTTACAAATGTTATTGATTCATATGAAGCTTTAACTAAGAAGCTGTTAGCTGCTTTTGTGTATGTTCattttaatgttaagtttagATTCTTTATGAAATGTGATGATGATACATTTGTGCAAATACCACAACTTCATCGAGAATTAAAAAGTGTGCCATACAAGCAACGCTTGTATTGGGGATTTTTTGATGGCCGGGCTACTCCAAAGAAGAAGGGTCCATGGAAAGAGGCAGAGTGGGTCTTATGTGATAGATATTTACCTTATGCTTTAGGCGGAGGATATGTTTTGTCATCAGATGTTGTCACGTTTATTGCCACAAATTCCAAGTATTTAAAACTTTATAAGAATGAAGATGTGTCATTGGGTACATGGGTAGCCCCACTTGATTTGCATCGAGTGCATGATACAAGGTTCGATACAGAATACAAATCCAGAGGTTGCAACAATGATTATCTAGTCACTCACAAGCAGAGCACATTGCACATGCGAGAGAAATTTACATCCATCAAATCCACAAGCTTACTTTGCAGAGAGCAGTTTCAAGTAAGgaaatcatataattataattgGAATGTACCTCCATCACAGTGCTGCATTCGCAATGACAGTTCCCTGCCATGA